One genomic region from Burkholderia latens encodes:
- a CDS encoding efflux transporter outer membrane subunit: MRFALNARAASGMRATLAAALGFALAGCSLAPRYERPAAPVPARYAPADDAAAQRAGAADAAVAVPDAALLDDWRAYFTDPALQAWIDAALANNRDLRIAAGRLDEARALYGVQRADLMPAVDANVGYERTRQYDPVLRESAVSGLYRAGVGISAYELDLFGRVRSLSDAALAEYFATADAQRTVRIGVIAEVAAAYVSERALHEQLALAQRTLDARERIASLTQRRYAAGTTDAIELRSAEMLVASARASQAALQREHAQSVRALQLLAGDFARSVPADGAALDALAIAPVAPGAPSALLERRPDIRQAEARLKAANAQIGAARAAFFPRIALTTDYSSVSDAFSSLFAGGTSVWTFAPRITLPLFAGGRNRANLDVANARKHIAVAEYEKAVQTAFREVADAFAARDWIERQLAAQQDVYAAVGARLKLAERRYAGGVATYLELLDAQRSTYESGQELIRLKQFKLANAIALYRALGGGWASGDPGQSAA; this comes from the coding sequence ATGAGGTTCGCGTTGAATGCACGCGCCGCATCCGGCATGCGGGCCACGCTGGCCGCCGCGCTCGGGTTCGCGCTCGCGGGCTGCTCGCTGGCGCCGCGTTACGAGCGGCCCGCGGCGCCGGTGCCCGCACGTTATGCGCCGGCCGATGATGCGGCCGCACAGCGCGCCGGCGCCGCGGATGCCGCCGTTGCGGTGCCCGATGCCGCGCTGCTCGACGACTGGCGTGCGTATTTCACCGATCCCGCGCTGCAGGCGTGGATCGATGCGGCGCTCGCGAACAATCGCGACCTGCGGATCGCGGCCGGCCGGCTCGACGAAGCGCGCGCGCTGTACGGCGTGCAGCGCGCGGACCTGATGCCGGCGGTCGATGCGAACGTCGGTTACGAGCGTACGCGCCAGTACGATCCCGTACTGCGCGAGAGCGCGGTGAGCGGGCTGTATCGCGCGGGCGTCGGCATCAGTGCGTACGAGCTCGATCTGTTCGGCCGCGTGCGCAGCCTGTCCGATGCGGCGCTTGCCGAGTATTTCGCGACCGCCGACGCGCAGCGCACGGTACGCATCGGCGTCATCGCGGAAGTCGCCGCGGCGTACGTGTCGGAACGCGCGTTGCACGAGCAACTGGCGCTCGCGCAGCGCACGCTCGACGCGCGCGAACGCATCGCATCGCTCACGCAGCGCCGCTATGCAGCCGGCACGACCGATGCGATCGAGCTGCGCTCGGCCGAGATGCTGGTGGCGTCCGCGCGCGCGTCGCAGGCCGCGCTGCAGCGCGAGCACGCGCAGTCGGTGCGCGCGCTGCAATTGCTCGCCGGCGACTTCGCGCGCAGCGTGCCGGCCGACGGCGCCGCGCTCGACGCGCTCGCGATCGCGCCGGTCGCGCCCGGTGCGCCGAGCGCACTGCTCGAACGGCGGCCCGACATCCGGCAGGCCGAAGCGCGTCTCAAGGCCGCGAATGCGCAGATCGGCGCCGCGCGCGCGGCATTCTTTCCGCGCATTGCGCTGACGACCGACTACAGCTCGGTCAGCGACGCGTTCTCGAGCCTGTTCGCGGGCGGCACGAGCGTGTGGACGTTCGCGCCGCGCATCACGCTGCCGCTGTTCGCGGGCGGGCGCAATCGCGCGAATCTCGACGTCGCGAATGCGCGCAAGCACATCGCGGTGGCCGAATACGAGAAGGCGGTGCAGACCGCGTTCCGCGAGGTGGCCGACGCGTTCGCCGCGCGCGACTGGATCGAGCGCCAGCTGGCGGCGCAGCAGGACGTATACGCGGCGGTCGGCGCGCGTCTCAAGCTCGCCGAACGCCGCTATGCGGGCGGCGTCGCGACATATCTCGAACTGCTCGACGCGCAGCGCAGCACGTACGAGTCGGGACAGGAACTGATCCGGCTCAAGCAGTTCAAACTCGCGAACGCGATCGCGCTATATCGTGCGCTCGGCGGCGGATGGGCGTCGGGCG